A portion of the Oreochromis niloticus isolate F11D_XX linkage group LG10, O_niloticus_UMD_NMBU, whole genome shotgun sequence genome contains these proteins:
- the gabrr3a gene encoding gamma-aminobutyric acid receptor subunit rho-3a isoform X2: protein MRVAFLALRLMCLAWLWPVTQLNSSHFPNKRRNKEMYVGENARQKHGGRVDLKMKKLDSTKSLLIKSEQLLRIEDHDFAMRPGFGGSALPVGIDVQVESIDSISEVNMDFTMTLYLRHYWQDDRLAFPSSNNKSRTFDARLVKKIWVPDVFFVHSKRSFIHDTTMENIMLRVYPDGNILYSVRITVTALCSMDFSSFPLDTQNCSLELESCWYNRLYINFILRRHIFFFMLQTYFPTMLMVMLSWVSFWIDRRAVPARVSLGITTVLTMSTIITGVSASMPQVSYVKAVDIYLWASFLFVFLSVIEYAAVNYFTTVEEMKKLKRAKMPTSYNAAEAMAFDGCFHDNEIDLASLPASTPNTERNIQSRNSTVSAPTEGTRLRRKHPLKQNLSFIMSNSYMIDSYSRVLFPLAYLLFNIIYWSMYA, encoded by the exons ATGAGAGTGGCCTTCCTGGCCTTAAGACTGATGTGCTTGGCCTGGTTGTGGCCTGTCACTCAGCTCAACAGCAGCCACTTCCCGAACAAGAGGAGAAACAAGGAGATGTACGTCGGAGAGAACGCTAGACAAAAGCACGGAGG ACGGGTGGATCTTAAGATGAAGAAGCTGGACAGCACCAAGTCTCTGCTAATTAAGTCTGAGCAGCTGCTTCGGATTGAAGACCATGACTTCGCAATGCGCCCTGGCTTtggag GTTCAGCCCTGCCTGTTGGTATCGATGTCCAGGTGGAGAGCATTGACAGCATTTCTGAAGTAAACATG gaCTTCACCATGACTCTCTACCTGAGGCATTACTGGCAAGATGATCGGCTGGCCTTCCCCTCCAGCAACAACAAGAGTCGGACCTTCGATGCACGTCTGGTGAAGAAAATCTGGGTtccagatgtgttttttgtccACTCTAAGCGTTCTTTTATCCATGATACAACCATGGAGAACATCATGCTGAGGGTTTATCCAGATGGAAATATTCTCTACAGtgttag GATCACTGTGACGGCTCTTTGCTCAATGGACTTCAGCAGTTTCCCTCTGGACACACAGAACTGCTCTCTGGAGCTGGAGAGCT GTTGGTACAATCGGCTCTACATAAACTTCATTCTAAGGCGGCATATCTTCTTCTTCATGCTTCAGACGTACTTTCCCACAATGCTGATGGTGATGCTGTCCTGGGTGTCTTTCTGGATAGACAGGAGGGCCGTACCTGCCCGTGTCTCTCTGG GCATCACCACCGTACTGACAATGTCCACCATCATCACCGGTGTGTCGGCCTCTATGCCACAGGTGTCTTACGTAAAAGCTGTAGACATCTATCTATGGGCGAGCttcctgtttgtctttctgtcagTCATCGAGTATGCTGCGGTCAACTATTTCACCACAGTGGAGGagatgaagaagctgaagagagCAAAG ATGCCCACCTCTTACAATGCTGCTGAGGCTATGGCCTTTGATGGGTGTTTCCACGACAATGAAATTGACCTGGCCTCCCTCCCCGCCAGCACCCCAAATACAGAAAGGAACATCCAGTCTCGAAACTCGACTGTCTCCGCACCCACAGAAGGCACCAGGCTACGTCGCAAGCACCCTTTAAAACAAAACCTCAGCTTCATTATGAGCAACAGCTACATGATCGACTCATACTCCAGGGTATTATTCCCACTGGCTTACCTGCTCTTCAACATCATTTACTGGAGCATGTATGCATAG
- the gabrr3a gene encoding gamma-aminobutyric acid receptor subunit rho-3a isoform X1, protein MRVAFLALRLMCLAWLWPVTQLNSSHFPNKRRNKEMYVGENARQKHGGRVDLKMKKLDSTKSLLIKSEQLLRIEDHDFAMRPGFGGSALPVGIDVQVESIDSISEVNMDFTMTLYLRHYWQDDRLAFPSSNNKSRTFDARLVKKIWVPDVFFVHSKRSFIHDTTMENIMLRVYPDGNILYSVRITVTALCSMDFSSFPLDTQNCSLELESYAYNENDLMLYWKNGNDSLRTDEIVLSQFFIEDFQPSFGLAFYSSTGWYNRLYINFILRRHIFFFMLQTYFPTMLMVMLSWVSFWIDRRAVPARVSLGITTVLTMSTIITGVSASMPQVSYVKAVDIYLWASFLFVFLSVIEYAAVNYFTTVEEMKKLKRAKMPTSYNAAEAMAFDGCFHDNEIDLASLPASTPNTERNIQSRNSTVSAPTEGTRLRRKHPLKQNLSFIMSNSYMIDSYSRVLFPLAYLLFNIIYWSMYA, encoded by the exons ATGAGAGTGGCCTTCCTGGCCTTAAGACTGATGTGCTTGGCCTGGTTGTGGCCTGTCACTCAGCTCAACAGCAGCCACTTCCCGAACAAGAGGAGAAACAAGGAGATGTACGTCGGAGAGAACGCTAGACAAAAGCACGGAGG ACGGGTGGATCTTAAGATGAAGAAGCTGGACAGCACCAAGTCTCTGCTAATTAAGTCTGAGCAGCTGCTTCGGATTGAAGACCATGACTTCGCAATGCGCCCTGGCTTtggag GTTCAGCCCTGCCTGTTGGTATCGATGTCCAGGTGGAGAGCATTGACAGCATTTCTGAAGTAAACATG gaCTTCACCATGACTCTCTACCTGAGGCATTACTGGCAAGATGATCGGCTGGCCTTCCCCTCCAGCAACAACAAGAGTCGGACCTTCGATGCACGTCTGGTGAAGAAAATCTGGGTtccagatgtgttttttgtccACTCTAAGCGTTCTTTTATCCATGATACAACCATGGAGAACATCATGCTGAGGGTTTATCCAGATGGAAATATTCTCTACAGtgttag GATCACTGTGACGGCTCTTTGCTCAATGGACTTCAGCAGTTTCCCTCTGGACACACAGAACTGCTCTCTGGAGCTGGAGAGCT ATGCTTACAATGAGAACGACCTAATGCTCTACTGGAAGAACGGGAACGATTCATTAAGGACTGACGAGATTGTGCTCTCTCAGTTTTTTATTGAAGACTTCCAGCCTTCCTTTGGGCTTGCCTTCTACAGCAGCACTG GTTGGTACAATCGGCTCTACATAAACTTCATTCTAAGGCGGCATATCTTCTTCTTCATGCTTCAGACGTACTTTCCCACAATGCTGATGGTGATGCTGTCCTGGGTGTCTTTCTGGATAGACAGGAGGGCCGTACCTGCCCGTGTCTCTCTGG GCATCACCACCGTACTGACAATGTCCACCATCATCACCGGTGTGTCGGCCTCTATGCCACAGGTGTCTTACGTAAAAGCTGTAGACATCTATCTATGGGCGAGCttcctgtttgtctttctgtcagTCATCGAGTATGCTGCGGTCAACTATTTCACCACAGTGGAGGagatgaagaagctgaagagagCAAAG ATGCCCACCTCTTACAATGCTGCTGAGGCTATGGCCTTTGATGGGTGTTTCCACGACAATGAAATTGACCTGGCCTCCCTCCCCGCCAGCACCCCAAATACAGAAAGGAACATCCAGTCTCGAAACTCGACTGTCTCCGCACCCACAGAAGGCACCAGGCTACGTCGCAAGCACCCTTTAAAACAAAACCTCAGCTTCATTATGAGCAACAGCTACATGATCGACTCATACTCCAGGGTATTATTCCCACTGGCTTACCTGCTCTTCAACATCATTTACTGGAGCATGTATGCATAG